In the Gemmatimonadaceae bacterium genome, one interval contains:
- a CDS encoding metal-sulfur cluster assembly factor: MSNHHPDALPGTRPAIVDDTIAEERAIPLSVLTGDEPVRPAGVVSEDQVKLALRRVKDPDLNLNILDLGLVYAIDVNGADVKVDMTLTSPGCPSGPEIMGDAEREIKTLPGVENVNMNLVWTPFWTPEKMEPRVRAYLGF, from the coding sequence ATGAGCAATCATCATCCCGACGCCCTGCCGGGCACACGTCCCGCCATCGTGGACGATACGATCGCTGAGGAGCGTGCCATTCCGCTGAGTGTTCTCACCGGCGACGAACCTGTCCGGCCTGCCGGCGTCGTCAGCGAAGACCAGGTCAAGCTCGCTCTCCGCCGCGTCAAGGACCCCGATCTCAACCTCAATATTCTCGATCTGGGCCTTGTTTACGCCATTGATGTGAACGGCGCGGATGTAAAGGTCGACATGACCCTGACCTCGCCAGGATGCCCATCGGGCCCGGAGATCATGGGCGATGCAGAGCGCGAGATCAAGACGCTGCCGGGTGTGGAAAACGTGAACATGAATCTGGTCTGGACGCCGTTCTGGACTCCTGAAAAAATGGAACCGCGGGTGAGGGCGTACCTGGGATTTTAG
- a CDS encoding carboxypeptidase-like regulatory domain-containing protein encodes MKAAAALLGLLFAPVLPAQAPASEVSIRVVSTSGNSTAGALVALVDMNDRVVAEGISSASGLRRFSAPRGTYRVRVRRIGFLPFVSDPVPVPNVGELVLRVDSRRVTLKSVLVTAKSTCRTIDQNPETVAVVWKQIETALNASQLTAHDLTGLAHARTYRRRIGPGETILSNDTTVVLISDNKPFGAIDPATLASKGYVQGDMFSGWEFFGPDETVFLSREFAETHCFRVVREKRRPGQIGVAFEPVRGRKTSDIAGAMWVDEGTAELREMKFQYVNVGVLERHGAGGFTRFRRMASGAWLIDEWQIRMPGLEMPAREPGRLVAVGRWESGGGIVLGSDMTGKKVSPATPLEKR; translated from the coding sequence GTGAAAGCCGCCGCCGCCCTGTTAGGGCTGTTGTTTGCACCTGTGCTGCCGGCACAGGCACCTGCCAGCGAAGTCAGCATTCGGGTGGTATCGACTTCGGGTAATTCCACTGCGGGCGCTCTGGTGGCACTCGTCGACATGAACGACCGGGTTGTCGCAGAGGGGATCAGCTCCGCATCGGGCCTGCGAAGGTTTTCGGCGCCTCGAGGCACGTACCGCGTGCGCGTTCGGAGGATTGGATTTCTGCCATTTGTCTCGGATCCTGTACCCGTTCCCAACGTGGGTGAGCTGGTACTCCGGGTTGACAGCCGCCGTGTCACGCTCAAGTCTGTCCTCGTTACGGCAAAGTCGACATGCCGGACGATCGACCAGAACCCCGAGACGGTTGCCGTTGTATGGAAGCAGATCGAGACGGCTCTCAACGCTAGTCAGCTGACCGCCCACGATCTCACCGGACTCGCTCATGCCCGAACGTATCGGCGCCGTATCGGGCCAGGTGAAACAATCCTGTCAAACGATACGACCGTCGTCCTGATCTCGGACAACAAGCCCTTCGGGGCAATCGATCCAGCGACGCTCGCCAGCAAGGGTTACGTGCAGGGCGACATGTTCAGCGGTTGGGAATTCTTTGGCCCCGACGAGACGGTCTTTTTATCCAGAGAGTTTGCAGAAACACACTGTTTCCGCGTAGTACGGGAGAAGCGGCGGCCGGGTCAGATTGGAGTGGCGTTCGAGCCTGTTCGAGGCCGCAAGACGTCGGACATTGCCGGTGCGATGTGGGTGGATGAAGGCACCGCCGAGCTGCGCGAAATGAAGTTTCAATACGTGAATGTGGGCGTGCTCGAGCGGCATGGGGCGGGGGGCTTTACCCGCTTCCGGCGGATGGCGTCGGGAGCCTGGCTGATAGACGAGTGGCAGATAAGAATGCCCGGCCTCGAGATGCCGGCTCGCGAACCCGGCCGCCTGGTCGCTGTCGGCCGATGGGAAAGCGGCGGGGGAATTGTGCTCGGGAGTGATATGACAGGTAAGAAAGTCAGCCCCGCAACGCCGCTCGAAAAGCGCTGA